A stretch of Pelecanus crispus isolate bPelCri1 chromosome 3, bPelCri1.pri, whole genome shotgun sequence DNA encodes these proteins:
- the LOC142593343 gene encoding cygnin — MRFLYLVFAVFLLVALAVPGYGQIRKHCPKVGYCSSKCTKADVWSFSSDCKYYCCIPPGWKGK, encoded by the exons ATGAGGTTCCTCTACCTTGTCTTCGCTGTCTTCCTCCTGGTCGCCTTGGCTGTCCCAG GCTACGGGCAGATTAGGAAGCACTGCCCCAAGGTGGGGTACTGCTCCAGCAAGTGCACCAAGGCGGACGTCTGGTCCTTCTCCTCCGACTGCAAGTACTACTGCTGCATCCCGCCCGGCTGGAAGGGGAAATAG
- the LOC142593356 gene encoding small basic protein 1-like — protein MRVLCVVFAVLLLFSLATPGYGQPKGTCGGYCSYLCAKRDEWTFSQSCGKMYCCIPPPKKGK, from the exons ATGAGGGTGCTCTGCGTGGTCTTTGCTGtgctcctgcttttctccttggCCACCCCAG GGTATGGGCAGCCTAAGGGCACTTGTGGCGGGTACTGTTCCTACCTGTGCGCCAAAAGGGACGAGTGGACTTTCAGCCAGTCCTGCGGGAAGATGTACTGCTGCATCCCCCCACCCAAAAAGGGAAAGTGA
- the LOC142593344 gene encoding cygnin-like: MRFLYLVFAVFLLISLATPGYGQIRKHCPKVGYCSSKCTKADVWSFSSDCKYYCCIPPGWKGK, translated from the exons ATGAGGTTCCTCTACCTTGTCTTCGCTGTCTTCCTACTGATCTCCCTGGCCACTCCAG GCTACGGGCAGATTAGGAAGCACTGCCCCAAGGTGGGGTACTGCTCCAGCAAGTGCACCAAGGCGGACGTCTGGTCCTTCTCCTCCGACTGCAAGTACTACTGCTGCATCCCTCCCGGCTGGAAGGGGAAATAG